The following proteins are encoded in a genomic region of Pyrus communis chromosome 11, drPyrComm1.1, whole genome shotgun sequence:
- the LOC137708092 gene encoding uncharacterized protein, with product MAGLLAWAADVVGGGGGQDNEQDIPLIFTQDQQRYVLDLDHKASSLGRSIHDLRLRLPPSDISERLPDLHAHSLASNAALALQLNSHSTTREQAQLREVTLQEENAAYERAISNCESKIQEKIQEADLLKRKLMEMDESERNLRDELENAETALDASRSGHSDESTGDPNATIETENDVEASKKAILEKLEERKKELSSMEAVVNDLEERWAESQENALSQPSPVQREKILDKQLHSVIEQLEAKQAQAEGLVNEFHLKEMELERLNALWRNLESSNIEMNTARNRFGRSASGNGSASSDYILDAHHRNADGRAENQQRLMLLRSGFVLYILALNILVFIKISF from the exons atggCGGGACTGCTAGCATGGGCTGCAGACGTAGTGGGAGGAGGTGGCGGGCAAGACAACGAACAAGACATCCCACTGATATTCACTCAGGACCAGCAGAGGTATGTCCTGGACTTGGATCACAAAGCATCTTCTCTCGGCCGTTCGATCCATGACCTCCGGCTCAGACTCCCTCCTTCCGACATCTCCGAGCGCCTCCCTGATCTCCACGCCCACTCCCTCGCTTCCAACGCCGCCCTTGCTCTCCAGTTGAACTCCCATTCCACCACCCGCGAACAG GCACAGTTGAGAGAGGTGACATTGCAGGAAGAGAATGCTGCATATGAAAGGGCTATATCCAATTGTGAAAGTAAAATACAGGAGAAAATTCAAGAAGCAGATTTGCTTAAGAGGAAGCTAATG GAGATGGATGAGAGTGAAAGGAATTTGAGAGATGAGCTTGAAAATGCAGAAACCGCATTGGATGCTAGTCGATCTGGCCATTCAGATGAATCCACTGGTGACCCAAATGCGACAATTGAAACTGAAAATGACGTAGAAGCTTCAAAGAAGGCTATACTTGAAAAGTTAGAGGAGAGGAAAAAAGAATTG AGTTCAATGGAAGCAGTAGTGAATGATTTAGAGGAAAGATGGGCAGAAAGTCAAGAAAATGCATTGAGTCAGCCTTCGCCAG TGCAAAGAGAGAAGATTTTGGATAAACAACTTCACAGCGTAATTGAGCAGCTAGAAGCAAAACAG GCACAAGCAGAAGGCTTGGTCAATGAATTTCATTTGAAAGAGATGGAGCTAGAAAGATTGAATGCGTTGTGGAGGAATCTTGAAAGTAGCAACATAGAAATGAATACTGCTAGAAATAGGTTTGGACGAAGCGCATCAGGAAATGGATCTGCTTCGTCTGATTATATCCTTGACGCTCATCATAGAAATGCCGATGGCCGAGCAGAGAATCAGCAGAGGCTCATGCTGCTGAGGTCGGGTTTTGTGCTCTACATTTTAGCTTTGAACATCTTGGTCTTCATCAAGATCTCGTTTTGA
- the LOC137709213 gene encoding protein trichome birefringence-like 19 yields MKHGGNTLITPRTDSYKSQAIGLPNAKYTQTNNTYKKGILLALTLLLLTTIPLCINNSTTSPLPSPNSNITSGLKTLEDEDQCQILSGSWIPYPDGPGYYTNETCNFIIDQQNCMKFGRPDAEFMKWRWKHEDCELPLFDSAQFLELVRGTSLAFLGDSVGGNQMQSLLCLLSNVTYPEDISRKYSTNTDYSKRYVYHDYNFTMAYFWAPYLVKSRDADLNGHGLNSLTSLYLDEPDERWETEVENFDYVIVSGGQWFFRPLIYYENGRVIGCHKCGRDDMKSFLTYYGYKKAFRTVFRTLRNLKNYKGVTFLRTFSPSHFENGVWNEEGNCPRTRPFSKEEMKLDGYTLEMYLTQVEELKAAEKKGMKRGLEFRLMDTTEAMLLRPDGHPNFYGHSPHRNMTIADCVHWCLPGPIDTWNEILLYMLKSGHKTS; encoded by the exons ATGAAACACGGTGGAAATACTCTCATCACACCAAGAACTGACAGTTACAAG TCTCAAGCCATTGGTCTGCCTAATGCAAAatacacacaaacaaacaacacctACAAAAAGGGTATTCTTCTAGCCCTCACCTTGCTTCTGCTCACCACAATCCCTCTCTGTATAAACAATAGCACAACTTCTCCATTGCCATCTCCTAACAGCAACATTACCAGTGGATTAAAAACCCTAGAAGATGAAGACCAATGCCAAATACTTAGTGGGAGTTGGATTCCATATCCAGATGGACCTGGTTACTACACAAATGAAACTTGCAATTTCATCATTGATCAGCAGAACTGCATGAAGTTCGGGAGGCCTGACGCGGAGTTCATGAAATGGAGGTGGAAGCACGAAGATTGTGAGTTGCCATTGTTCGATTCTGCTCAGTTCTTGGAGCTTGTTAGAGGGACGTCATTAGCATTTCTTGGTGATTCTGTAGGAGGGAATCAAATGCAGTCCTTGCTCTGCCTTTTGTCCAAT GTGACTTATCCTGAGGACATTTCTCGCAAGTATTCAACAAACACAGATTACTCCAAGCGCTATGTATACCATGACTACAACTTCACTATGGCATATTTCTGGGCACCCTACTTGGTTAAATCTAGAGATGCCGACCTGAATGGCCACGGCCTCAACAGCCTCACGAGCCTCTACTTAGACGAGCCCGACGAGAGATGGGAAACTGAGGTTGAAAATTTCGATTATGTCATCGTCTCAGGAGGGCAATGGTTCTTCCGGCCGCTGATATACTACGAAAATGGTCGCGTCATTGGGTGTCACAAGTGCGGACGAGACGACATGAAATCTTTTCTCACGTACTACGGGTACAAAAAAGCATTCCGAACAGTGTTTAGGACCCTTCGGAACCTCAAAAACTACAAAGGGGTGACGTTTTTGAGGACGTTTTCTCCGTCACACTTCGAAAACGGGGTGTGGAACGAGGAAGGGAATTGTCCGAGGACGAGGCCTTTCAGCAAGGAAGAAATGAAGCTAGATGGGTACACTTTGGAGATGTATTTGACACAAGTGGAGGAGCTAAAAGCAGCAGAAAAGAAAGGTATGAAAAGAGGCCTTGAATTTAGGTTAATGGATACAACCGAAGCTATGTTGCTGAGGCCTGATGGACATCCAAACTTCTACGGACACTCACCTCACCGGAACATGACTATTGCTGACTGTGTCCACTGGTGCTTGCCTGGCCCCATTGATACGTGGAATGAGATTTTGCTGTATATGTTGAAATCCGGGCACAAAACATCCTGA
- the LOC137749330 gene encoding protein trichome birefringence-like 19 — protein sequence MKFQAIGLPNAKYTQPNNTYKKGILLALTLLLLTTIPLCINNSTTSPLPSPNSNITSGLKTLEDEDQCQIFSGSWIPYPDGPAYYTNETCNLIIDQQNCMKFERPDTEFMKWRWKPKDCELPLFDAAQFLELVRGKSLAFLGDSVGRNQMQSLLCLLSNVTYPEDISHMYSTNTDYFKRYVYHDYNFTMATLWAPYLVKSRDADPNGHDVNSLMSLYLDEPDEGWETEVENFDYVIVSAGQWFFRPLIYYENGRVIGCHKCGRDDMKSFLTYYGYKKAFRTVFRTLRNLKNYKGVTFLRTFSPSHFENGAWNEGGNCPRTRPFSKEEMKLDGYILEMYLTQVEELKAAEKKGMKRGLEFRLMDTTEAMLLRPDGHPNFYGHSPHRNMTIADCVHWCLPGPIDTWNEILLYMLKSGHKTS from the exons ATGAAGTTTCAAGCCATTGGTCTGCCTAATGCAAAATACACACAACCAAACAACACCTACAAAAAAGGTATTCTTCTAGCCCTCACCTTGCTTCTGCTCACCACAATCCCTCTCTGTATAAACAATAGCACAACTTCTCCATTGCCATCTCCTAACAGCAACATTACCAGTGGATTAAAAACCCTAGAAGATGAAGACCAATGCCAAATATTTAGTGGGAGTTGGATTCCATATCCAGATGGACCTGCTTACTACACAAATGAAACTTGCAATTTGATCATTGATCAGCAGAATTGCATGAAGTTCGAGAGGCCCGACACGGAGTTCATGAAATGGAGGTGGAAGCCCAAAGATTGCGAGTTGCCATTGTTCGATGCTGCTCAGTTCTTGGAGCTTGTTAGAGGGAAGTCATTAGCATTTCTTGGTGATTCTGTAGGAAGGAATCAAATGCAGTCCTTGCTCTGCCTTTTGTCCAAT GTGACTTATCCTGAGGACATTTCTCACATGTATTCAACAAACACAGATTACTTCAAGCGCTATGTCTACCATGACTACAACTTCACTATGGCAACTCTCTGGGCACCCTACTTGGTTAAATCTAGAGATGCCGACCCGAATGGCCACGACGTCAACAGCCTCATGAGCCTCTACTTAGACGAGCCCGATGAGGGATGGGAAACTGAGGTTGAAAATTTCGATTATGTCATTGTCTCTGCAGGGCAATGGTTCTTCCGGCCGCTGATATACTACGAAAATGGTCGCGTTATAGGGTGTCACAAGTGCGGACGGGACGACATGAAATCTTTTCTCACGTACTACGGGTACAAAAAAGCGTTCCGAACAGTGTTCAGGACCCTTCGGAACCTCAAAAACTACAAAGGGGTGACGTTTTTGAGGACGTTTTCTCCGTCACACTTCGAAAACGGGGCGTGGAACGAGGGAGGGAATTGTCCGAGGACGAGGCCTTTTAGCAAGGAAGAAATGAAGCTAGATGGGTACATATTGGAGATGTATTTGACACAAGTGGAGGAGCTTAAAGCAGCAGAAAAGAAAGGTATGAAAAGAGGCCTTGAATTTAGGTTAATGGATACAACCGAAGCTATGTTGCTGAGGCCTGATGGACATCCAAACTTCTACGGACACTCACCTCACCGGAACATGACTATTGCTGACTGTGTCCACTGGTGCTTGCCTGGCCCCATTGATACGTGGAATGAGATTTTGCTGTATATGTTGAAATCCGGGCACAAAACATCCTGA
- the LOC137707727 gene encoding disease resistance protein RPV1-like, with translation MALLRSAAFKDSNSSSQRCRYHVFLSFRGKDTRKNFTDHLYTALIGAGFQTFRDDDELERGEDIKPELEKAIRQSQTSVIVFSKDYASSRWCLDELLIILERKRTNKEFVVLPVFYDVDPSQLRKQTGCFAEAFSRHQSTQSSSKVNRWRAALAQVADLAGMVLPNQADGYESKFIKKIVKVIEGKLRGVTPLSVSPKLIGIQSRAKRIDSWLKDGSTDVGILVLYGISGVGKTTIAKSVYNSNFRRFEGRSFVENIRELSEQPNGLVQIQKHLLSDILNGRNVEIHSVSEGVSKVEDAIRSKRVLLILDDVDHTNQLDAVFRMKHCFYPGSKIIITTRRAKLLKPQQVSEVHNVEPLSYDESMELFSWHAFEQDHPVDGYMKHSEEVVDHCGGLPLALRVLGSSLMGESITVWQSTLEKLKAIPDGQITKKLRSSYDSLQDNHDRDLFLHIACFFVGKDKDCVVRILDECQFYTVVGIQNLIDRCLVTIHRCEWHKYCKIQMHDLVCDMGREIVRSESEKPEKRSRLWHHKDSFKVLREKNGTQTICGLVLNMFPADTTSMNSDEMVFETEAFARMHKLKLLHLSHVQLNGSYAEFPTELRWLCWHEFSLNSIPINFPLENLVVLEMRHSCLRQVWKGTKCLPSLKILDLSHSHDLRESVADFSLFPNLEKLILVDCRNLIDVHESIESLEKLVYLNMKDCKSIRMLNKNIGKLKLLKTLIISGCSKLNESSLDMMRNMESLKVLEADEIPVNQVLAAGGQLIESWPARSSYIFWTTLPSSLVSLSLSGRNLSNEDFPMELGNLSSLEKLNLQSTSVCSLPSCIKGLKKLCELNFGGCKSLKELVGLPKVKHVFVTDCTSLEKVTYDSFSSYKNSLVLFRHNRSLVEAEYTFRLEPIGKVDTEMINLLELRNYLESTATIKMHVPFSYGKISQDYESRPIQGLYEYGIFSTFLPGNQVPGRFGHRSSDAGTSISFRVPSLSPNYVIRGLNIFAVYALSEHSSFCVFDNPLFKKVWNKSKSLKWIYNPQVYGIPREGEDMVWLSHWKLEGELLGGNEVVVSVFMQPGVFHLKEFGVQLVCEKHENNSTSTQHNTWTDPYYPRVIGGDLSSREATKGTYWLCWRAHSPEAIAWFDYLDRDFDDHELDTVTQLGEEEEEKEEEEEEEEEEEEEQLQDDPMLLPAATGRLPSDSEDENNGSKNDIEISESSKKGSQGNDNDVQSAAKDVADEELMQCLEILNNMEELDDDTYSKSLKLFHDDATWRKLFVSMPDKRKKPFILGLGSRKDSAATKAGGRNNSFGGLRGWNVFMLASAAFFLFALYLLALSFLTYERRRV, from the exons ATGGCTCTTCTGAGATCAGCAGCTTTTAAGGATTCCAATTCTTCGTCTCAACGTTGTCGTTATCACGTGTTCTTGAGTTTCAGAGGGAAAGACACTCGCAAAAATTTTACCGACCACCTCTACACAGCCTTGATCGGTGCAGGATTCCAAACGTTCCGTGACGACGATGAGCTCGAGAGAGGAGAAGACATCAAGCCGGAACTGGAGAAAGCGATCCGGCAGTCACAAACTTCTGTCATTGTGTTTTCCAAAGACTACGCGTCTTCCAGATGGTGCCTTGACGAGCTTTTGATCATCCTCGAGCGCAAGAGGACTAACAAAGAGTTTGTAGTTCTACCTGTCTTCTACGATGTCGATCCATCCCAGCTGAGGAAGCAGACAGGATGTTTTGCAGAAGCTTTTTCCAGGCACCAAAGTACTCAGTCTTCCAGCAAGGTCAACAGATGGAGGGCGGCACTTGCACAAGTTGCTGATTTAGCTGGCATGGTGTTACCAAATCAAGCTGACGG GTATGAGTCGAAGTTTATCAAAAAGATTGTTAAAGTCATAGAAGGAAAACTAAGAGGGGTCACACCCTTAAGTGTTTCCCCTAAGTTGATTGGAATTCAATCTCGAGCAAAAAGAATCGATTCCTGGTTAAAAGATGGATCTACTGATGTTGGCATACTTGTACTTTATGGGATCAGTGGAGTTGGCAAGACGACCATTGCGAAATCTGTTTATAATTCAAACTTTAGAAGATTTGAAGGAAGAAGTTTTGTTGAAAATATCCGAGAACTTTCGGAACAACCAAATGGCTTggtacaaatacaaaaacaTCTTCTTTCGGATATTTTGAATGGGAGAAATGTGGAAATACACAGCGTTAGCGAGGGAGTATCTAAGGTCGAAGATGCCATCAGATCGAAGAGGGTTCTTCTTATCCTCGATGATGTGGATCATACGAACCAATTGGATGCGGTATTTAGGATGAAACATTGTTTTTATCCGGGAAGTAAGATCATCATAACAACTAGGCGTGCAAAGTTGTTAAAGCCTCAACAAGTTTCTGAGGTGCATAATGTTGAACCTTTGAGTTATGATGAATCTATGGAACTCTTCAGTTGGCATGCTTTTGAACAAGATCATCCCGTTGATGGTTACATGAAACATTCAGAAGAGGTGGTAGATCACTGCGGAGGACTTCCATTAGCTCTTCGAGTTTTGGGTTCTTCTCTAATGGGGGAAAGTATAACTGTATGGCAAAGCACGTTAGAGAAATTAAAGGCTATTCCAGATGGTCAAATCACGAAGAAACTCAGATCAAGCTACGATTCTTTACAAGACAATCATGATCGAGATTTATTTCTCCATattgcttgtttctttgttggAAAGGACAAAGATTGCGTTGTTAGGATTTTAGATGAGTGTCAGTTCTACACTGTTGTTGGAATTCAAAATCTCATCGACAGGTGCTTAGTGACAATTCATCGATGTGAGTGGCACAAATATTGCAAGATTCAGATGCATGACTTAGTTTGTGACATGGGCAGAGAAATTGTTCGCTCAGAATCAGAGAAACCGGAGAAACGTAGTAGATTATGGCATCATAAAGATTCTTTCAAAGTATTGAGAGAAAAAAAC GGTACCCAAACAATTTGCGGTCTTGTCCTGAATATGTTTCCTGCAGACACCACTTCAATGAATTCGGATGAGATGGTCTTCGAAACCGAGGCATTTGCAAGAATGCACAAACTCAAATTACTCCATCTCAGTCATGTACAATTGAATGGATCGTATGCAGAATTTCCGACAGAATTGAGATGGTTGTGTTGGCATGAATTTTCTTTGAATTCCATACCCATCAATTTTCCGTTGGAGAATCTGGTTGTTCTTGAAATGCGTCATAGCTGCTTGAGACAAGTTTGGAAGGGAACAAAG TGCCTTCCATCGTTAAAGATCCTTGATCTTAGTCATTCTCATGACCTTAGAGAAAGTGTTGCTGACTTCTCACTTTTCCCCAATTTAGAAAAACTGATTCTTGTTGATTGTCGGAATCTGATTGATGTCCATGAATCCATTGAAAGCCTAGAGAAGCTTGTTTACTTGAATATGAAGGATTGCAAAAGTATTAGGATGCTGAACAAGAACATTGGTAAGCTCAAGTTACTCAAAACACTCATTATATCTGGTTGTTCGAAACTTAACGAGTCTTCACTGGACATGATGAGGAACATGGAGTCTCTGAAAGTGCTTGAAGCAGATGAAATTCCAGTGAATCAAGTACTTGCTGCTGGTGGGCAGTTGATTGAATCTTGGCCTGCGAGAAGTTCATATATTTTTTGGACCACTTTACCATCTTCTTTAGTATCTTTAAGTCTTAGTGGGCGCAATCTCTCGAATGAAGATTTTCCAATGGAACTTGGTAATCTATCTTCCTTGGAAAAATTAAATCTACAGTCCACTTCAGTTTGTAGCCTACCAAGTTGCATCAAAGGGCTAAAGAAGCTTTGTGAACTCAACTTTGGCGGGTGCAAGAGTCTTAAAGAACTTGTAGGGCTACCAAAAGTGAAACATGTGTTTGTGACTGATTGCACATCATTGGAAAAGGTAACATATGATTCATTTTCATCCTACAAAAATAGTTTAGTCTTGTTTCGTCACAACCGCAGCCTAGTTGAGGCGGAGTATACGTTCAGACTAGAACCCATTGGAAAAGTTGATACAGAAATGATCAACCTGTTGGAATTGCGCAATTACTTGGAATCCACAGCAACCATTAAGATGCACGTCCCATTTTCATATGGAAAGATTTCGCAAGACTATGAGTCTCGTCCCATCCAG GGACTGTATGAATATGGTATATTCAGCACGTTTCTTCCAGGGAATCAGGTTCCAGGTCGATTTGGCCATAGAAGTAGTGATGCAGGAACCTCAATATCCTTTAGAGTGCCTTCACTGTCTCCAAATTATGTAATTCGAGGCTTGAACATCTTTGCTGTCTATGCACTTTCCGAACATTCTTCTTTTTGTGTATTCGATAATCCATTATTTAAGAAAGTATGGAATAAGAGCAAGAGTCTAAAGTGGATTTATAACCCACAAGTGTATGGGATTCCCAGGGAGGGAGAAGACATGGTATGGTTAAGCCATTGGAAGTTGGAAGGTGAGTTATTAGgtggcaatgaagttgttgtTTCAGTGTTTATGCAACCAGGTGTGTTtcacttgaaggagtttggcGTCCAGCTTGTGTGCGAAAAACACGAAAATAATAGTACGAGTACGCAACACAACACGTGGACGGATCCTTATTATCCACGTGTCATCGGAGGAGATTTGTCATCACGTGAGGCGACAAAAGGAACGTATTGGCTCTGCTGGAGAGCACACTCACCTGAAGCTATTGCTTGGTTCGATTACCTCGATAGGGACTTTGATGATCATGAATTAGATACAG TGACGCAACTtggagaagaggaagaggaaaaggaagaagaagaagaggaagaggaagaggaagaagaagagcaacTGCAGGATGATCCCATGCTTCTTCCAGCAGCAACAGGCAGACTTCCCTCAGATTCAGAAGATGAAAATAATGGCTCAAAGAACGACATAGAAATATCCGAGAGTTCAAAGAAGGGATCTCAAGGTAATGACAACGATGTTCAATCAGCTGCAAAAGATGTTGCAGATGAAGAATTGATGCAATGCTTGGAAATTTTGAACAACATGGAGGAACTTGACGATGATACTTATTCAAAATCTTTGAAGCTTTTCCACGACGATGCAACTTGGAGAAAGCTATTTGTGAGCATGCCTGATAAGAGGAAGAAACCTTTCATCCTCGGGCTTGGTTCACGTAAAGATTCAGCAG CGACCAAGGCAGGTGGCCGAAACAACTCATTTGGTGGTCTGAGAGGCTGGAATGTATTCATGTTGGCTTCGGCTGCCTTCTTTCTCTTCGCTCTCTATCTGCTTGCTCTCAGCTTCCTCACCTATGAAAGAAGACGCGTCTAA
- the LOC137749587 gene encoding glucan endo-1,3-beta-D-glucosidase-like, translated as MLKKVRRKIKTLITKSFKKPKKNPYKPPPPQPFSFPSPPPPEEEPQTMSPPPQQTLRPPATAGPFLFPQTQSTVLPDPSNFFSPNLLSSPLPTNSFFQNFALKNGDQPEYFHPYAVKSSSASLTICYPSRFSTSAFIYQVFVADLAISAAQKPDSPQPHKISSFNDLSITLDFPSSNLRFFLVRGSPFITCSVSNSTSLSISTIHAILSCESNGSKTKYTIKLNSNQTWLVYTSSPIDLTTSGLSLITSNGFSGIVRIAILPDSNPKLEASLDRFSSCYPVSGEAVFTKPFVVEYRWEKKGWGDLLMLAHPLHLQLLSGEDSHVTVLEDFKFKSIDGDLVGVVGDSWALKPDPVSITWHSSQGVREHSYEEIVSALVKDVGDLNSSGIATTSSYFYGKLIARAARLALIAEEVAYLDVIPAIRKFLKETIEPWLDGTFPGNGFLYDKIWGGIVTKQGATDSGADFGFGVYNDHHYHLGYFVYGISVLAKIDPAWGMKYRAKAYSLAFDYMTVGRRSHSHYPRLRCFDFYKLHSWAGGLTEFADGRNQESTSEAVNAYYSAALLGLAYGDTHLVATGSLLAALETQAAQMWWHVKEGGNMYEEDFTRENRVVGVVWNNKRDSGLWFAPPEWKECRLGIQLLPLLPITEALFSDVGFVKDLVKWTLPALSREGVGEGWKGFVYSLEGIYDKEHALGKIRNLNGYDDGNSLTNLLWWIHSRGEAGAEFGLGHNVCWSRHYH; from the coding sequence ATGTTGAAAAAAGtgagaagaaaaatcaaaaccttAATCACCAAGAGTTTCaaaaaacccaagaaaaatCCCTATAAACCGCCACCCCCTCAACCATTTTCATTTCCATCACCACCCCCTCCCGAAGAAGAACCCCAAACTATGTCGCCACCACCGCAGCAAACTCTCAGGCCACCCGCCACCGCCGGCCCATTCCTTTTCCCCCAAACGCAATCCACCGTGCTCCCCGACCCTTCCAACTTCTTCTCCCCAAACCTCCTCTCCTCCCCTCTCCCCACCAACTCCTTCTTCCAAAACTTCGCCCTCAAAAACGGCGACCAACCCGAGTACTTCCACCCCTACGCCGTTAAATCCTCCTCCGCCTCCCTAACCATCTGCTACCCATCTCGCTTCTCTACCTCCGCCTTCATATATCAAGTCTTCGTCGCCGATCTCGCCATCTCCGCCGCCCAAAAGCCCGATTCCCCACAACCCCACAAAATCTCCTCCTTCAACGACCTCAGCATCACATTGGATTTCCCCTCCTCCAACCTCCGCTTCTTCCTCGTCCGCGGCAGCCCATTCATCACCTGCTCTGTTTCCAACTCCACCTCTCTTTCAATCTCCACCATCCACGCAATCCTCTCGTGTGAATCAAACGGCTCAAAGACCAAATACACCATCAAGCTCAACAGCAACCAGACATGGCTCGTATACACTTCCTCCCCAATCGATTTGACCACCAGCGGCCTTTCACTGATCACCTCCAATGGGTTTTCTGGGATTGTTCGGATTGCGATATTGCCGGATTCGAACCCGAAATTGGAGGCCAGCCTTGACCGGTTCAGTTCTTGCTACCCGGTTTCCGGAGAAGCGGTTTTCACAAAGCCGTTTGTTGTGGAGTACAGATGGGAGAAGAAAGGATGGGGCGATTTGCTTATGCTTGCTCATCCTCTGCACCTCCAGCTTCTCTCCGGCGAGGATTCTCACGTCACTGTTTTGGAGGATTTCAAGTTCAAGAGCATTGATGGGGACCTTGTTGGCGTTGTTGGCGATTCGTGGGCGCTGAAACCCGACCCTGTTTCGATCACCTGGCATTCGAGTCAAGGAGTTAGGGAACATTCGTATGAGGAAATTGTTTCTGCGCTTGTTAAAGATGTTGGGGATCTGAATTCGAGTGGGATAGCTACAACGTCTTCGTATTTTTATGGGAAATTGATCGCGAGGGCGGCGAGGCTGGCTTTGATTGCTGAGGAGGTGGCTTATTTGGATGTGATTCCGGCGATTAGGAAGTTCTTGAAGGAAACGATTGAGCCGTGGTTGGACGGAACTTTCCCGGGAAATGGTTTCTTGTATGATAAGATTTGGGGTGGCATTGTCACGAAACAAGGGGCGACTGATTCGGGTGCAGATTTCGGGTTTGGAGTGTACAATGATCACCATTATCATCTGGGCTACTTTGTTTATGGGATTTCAGTGCTTGCGAAAATTGATCCTGCTTGGGGGATGAAGTATCGGGCTAAAGCTTATTCGCTCGCTTTTGATTATATGACGGTAGGCAGGCGATCACATTCACATTATCCACGCTTGAGGTGCTTTGATTTTTACAAATTGCACTCGTGGGCAGGCGGGTTAACTGAGTTTGCAGATGGTCGTAATCAGGAGAGCACGAGTGAGGCAGTGAATGCCTACTATTCAGCTGCATTGTTGGGATTAGCTTATGGAGACACGCATCTTGTGGCCACGGGATCACTGCTTGCAGCTTTGGAGACTCAGGCGGCGCAAATGTGGTGGCACGTAAAAGAGGGAGGTAACATGTATGAGGAGGATTTCACAAGGGAAAATCGTGTGGTTGGAGTTGTATGGAATAACAAGAGGGACAGCGGACTTTGGTTCGCTCCCCCGGAGTGGAAAGAGTGCAGGCTTGGAATTCAGTTGCTACCGCTACTGCCGATCACTGAGGCCTTGTTTTCAGATGTTGGCTTTGTTAAGGATCTTGTGAAATGGACACTACCGGCTTTGAGTAGGGAGGGAGTTGGGGAAGGATGGAAAGGATTTGTCTATTCCTTGGAAGGGATTTACGACAAAGAACACGCTTTGGGGAAGATAAGGAATTTGAATGGTTACGATGATGGTAACTCGCTTACTAATCTTCTGTGGTGGATCCACAGCAGAGGAGAGGCAGGAGCGGAATTCGGACTTGGACATAACGTTTGTTGGTCTAGGCACTATCATTAA